The nucleotide window CTCCTCCGCCGGCGACGGCCTCGCGCCCCCGTCGTCGGCGTCCAAGGGCAAGGCCAGGATGGACGACGACGCCGAGGCCGTGGCCGCGGCGCCGGAGGGCGTGCCCTGCGGCATCTGCTTCACGGACTCGCGCCGGGCGATCCGGGGCGAGCTCGACTGCTGCGCCCACCACTTCTGCTTCGTCTGCATCATGGCCTGGGCGCGCGTCGAGTCGCGCTGCCCCTTCTGCAAGGCGCGCTTCCACACCATCCGCCGCCCGCCCGTTCCCGGCCGCCTCCCCTCCGAGCGCATCGTCAACGTCGCCGAGCGCAACCAGGTAATAGCCAAATCCGAAGCATTTTCAACCCCATGATTGTCTTGTCTATCAGTTGCGCGATAATTATCCAGCCATCTTCGTCGCCGTCGCGGCCTCGCTCCATGGATAAGTTAGACTGTCAAATATTTCATGACGTGTTTCTATAATTGCACATTTCCTAGGTTCCAGCTTCAGACACCATAATGGCAAAGTTCACAGTACTGAGATTTATGAAAAGATTCTGTCAAACTAAGAATCAGGAAAACAAATTAAGCCGCACGGGCAAAACCTTAAAAGATTCATGTAACTGCTGCAAAGGTGAAGCCAATCGTCGATTCTTTGGCCTCTTTGTGTCATCTAGAGGGAACAGTGGAAATAACCTATATATTTGGTGTGCGTCTCAAGCTGATTTTACACGTCGAGTTAGCATTGAATGCGACGGCGCGCAAAGGCAATAGGGTTGACTCTTAAGATGATCTTTCCTACTTCTAAAAGTTCGAGTTGGTGGCGAGTTCACTTCTCTACACATGTGGGATGTTTTGCCAAAAGGGGCAGAATTAAAATACTGGGTCAGCAGAGAGTCGAACTCGGCACCTTGTCTAGAGGGTTCTAGGGTCCTACCATCTGATCTGTATACTAGGGGTCTGCCAAAGGGATCGAGCGGCATTTATTAAATTAGCCCTCAACCATTTCCTCGCGAGTCCTCCATCCGTCATCTTTTTTTGCAGTCCTGTCCTCTAGCCACCTCTCCTTCCAATCATCGTCCTCCGTCATTTCAAAATTTGATCTATGATCCCGCTTCAAATTTTCTAATGCCTCTCCCGTGGTCGCTTCAATTGCTCCAACATGGCTCTGCTGCCGAGCCTTTCCCTGCCTTTTTCACATTTTTGTTTATGCTGAAAATTGAAAAGTAGGTGGtgtgttttttctttttctattgAGAGGATTGTTGTATAGTGGAATAGGTAAGAGGACTAAAACTGGAGTGAAACCCAACATATTTATAATGTTATACAGCCCGAATTAGGATGAAGCATAAGAAGTTTGAGTGGTATAAACTATCGAAATGTTTTTAAGGTTTGTGAGCACATATTTATTTACTTTGGATCTGGTGCAACACACATACACTTTGCTAGTTGTTATTTTTAGTCGGTTTTATTCTCTCTCCTCTCTCATTGTCCCTGGCAGTTCCTATGTGTCAAGATGTAGAGTCAGTTGATGTCACGCCTTTGTAAATGCACTTACAAATTTAAGTTCTTGCATCGCAATGCCAGCAATTCATTGATAACTCTATTACTCCCTCATTTTAGGTTTACAAAGCCCGCATTTATTTTGACCATCAATTAGACCAATAATATATGAGTTGTGTATCATTATACCATCAGAAACTTCTTTCACATATGAATTCAATGATAAAAAATTATGGCATATAATTAACATTTGTTAGTCAGTCAAATAAATGGTTGTAGTTGGCCTCAAAATGTGTGTGGGCCTTGTAAACCCGAAAGGAGGTGGTAGTTTATATTCTGTTGTTAGGACCCTTTGAATTCTTAGCAGAACTGACGTGCTGTGTTGGTTGAACAGGTATACCATCCTCGAGGCAATGTGAGTAGCGTGGTGAGCACTGATCCTTACGTGAACAGCCGCTGCAGCGTATGTAACTGCTCCAGTGATGAGGACCTGCTGCTCCTCTGCGAGCTGTGCGATGCGGCTTCACACACGTACTGCGTGGGGCTAGGGACCACTGTGCCAGAGGGAGACTGGTTCTGCAAGGACTGTGAAACATCCAAGGAGGAGCACTCGAGGTGTCAGATCGAGGATGGTGGGTCTAGTGATCAGGGTGAAATTGAAATCACCATTGAAGTTCCAACTGCTGAGCCAGTTACAGAACCTTCCGCTTCTGATATTGTGGATGAGGGTTCCTCTCTGAGTTCAGTGCGCCGCACAAATACGAGGAGCAGTGGGACTACCATTGAAGTTCCAACTGCTGAGCCGGTTACAGAACCTTCCGTTTCGGATATTGTGGATGAGGGTTACTCTTCGAGTTCACTGCGCTGCACAAATACGAGGAGCAGTGGGACTACCATTGAAGTTCCAACTGTCCAGCCAGTTACAGAACCTCCCGTTTCAGATATTGTGGATGGGAGTTACTCTTTGAGTTCACTGCGCCACAGAAATACGAGGAGCAGTGGGCCTATCCCAGTTCCGTCTATTTATGATAATGTGGATGAAGATTACGGGACAATTCCAGTGCACGGGACAAATGCACAAAGCAGTGGGTCTTTCCCAGTTCCTTCTGTTTATGACATTGTGGATGAGGATTACGAAATAAATCCACTGTGTAGGACCAATACGCGGAGCACTAGACCTGATAGAAATGCCAATGATTTGCCATCGCAGGGTAATTCTTCTGATGGATCATATTCTCATGAATCTCCTCAAGGGCGAGGCACTGGTCGCGCATTGTTGCATGCCCATGCTCGCTTTGGAACTGAGAGAGCTAGAACATTTCGTAATTCTCGCAATCTTAATAACCGTATAATGCTGCTGCGTGAGAACTGGCCTGCTCTCCGTGCAGGTTCTGCGGGATTTGCCACACATCTACACAACAATAGCGCTAGTTCTTCTGTTAAAGAGCATCAGCAGTCTGCGGCACCTCCGCCTAAGGAGACCCGTTATGTCAATAAGGCATGGAAAATGTTGGAAATGGCAAAGTCTGCTGGTGGAAGGAAGAAATGTGACAAGCCTTCCTCCCTAGACTGCACTCCTCGATTCTCTATGGGAAATAGGTCAACTTCATTCAGCCCGATTGATACAATCTTAGGACAGAAGAAGCAGAGCCTTTCTCCTACCGTGACTCAGAGAAACGCTATGAAATTTGACCGTGGTGCAAAAAGGGATAATATACTGCCCAGGAAGGATGTTGTAGGGCACTGCGACTTGCCTGGGAATCGCCATGTATTAGTTTGTGAAGGAATTGGTTCATTCCAGAGTAGAATGACAAATCAGGAAAGTCCAAATGGTAAAGTTGCCTCGTCAAGCCATAGTCAGCATGTTGATCAGACACCAGAATCTTCGTGTGGCGGTAAAGTTGCCTTATCAAGCCACAGACAACATGTTGATCAAACATTGGAATCTGTGCATGGCCTGCTTGGATCAGGGAAACCTAAAATGGATGCGCTGCATCCATCTGCAAACAGTCTATCGTCCGGTCGTCCCACGGCGATCTCTCCGCTACAAATCGTGTCGAGCGCTGGGAACCAATCTGGTGCAAAGGTAAACCCTCAGGAACCTTCAGCAGCTCGTGCTGCAACATCCAATGAAATTGGTACCGTGGCAGCAACAATTGAAGTTAGAAAAAGTTCTGGACCAGACCGTGGCGAGTCCAAGAGAAAACATCGTTCTGGAATGCGTGATGATCAAGGATCCAAAAAACCCAGGGTAAACCCTGAGGAACCTTCAGCCGTTCGTGCCACAACATCCAATGAAATTGGTACCGTGGCAGCAACAGTTGAAGTTAGAAAAAGTTCTGGACCAAACCGCGGTGAGTCCAAGAGAAAACATCGTTCTGGAACGCGTGATGATCAAGGATCCAAAAAACCGAGGGTAAACCCTGAGGAACCTTCAGCCGTTTGTGCCACAACATCCAATGAAATTGGTACCGTGGCAGCAACAGTTGAAGTTAGAAAAAGTTCTGGGCCAGAACGTGATGGATCCAAGAGAAAACATCGTTCTGGAACACATGATGATCAAGGATCCAAGAAACCCAGGAAGAGTGGTAAACTTGCAAAAAGTGAAATATCATGCTTGGCCATGCTTGAGTTGAAGCCACTCAAGATAGACAAAACCTACGGTACGTATTTTTCCTTTCAGCCGTTTCAGCAAGAAGAACCTTCTTTTATTTACATATATCTGATCTGTTAAAACTTGCTTGTGATCCAGGTTCCGACAGATTCAAGGAGGTTGCTCGAGCAGCAACACACACCGTCTTGGCTTCCTACGGACTGGAGCATACTCCATCAGTAGCCCTGGCACTCCCCAAACCGGTCTGCAAGCACAGCTGCAGAACCGGATCTTCCAAACTGTCAGCGATAGCCAACACCTGCAAGGAATGCCTGCGTGGTTTCGTGAAGCAAGCCATCAGTTCGGTGTTGGCCAGCAAGCAGATGGATCAAACTGCCGCCTCTTGCTAGGGTTTAGACTGCGTCTCAGATTGTCTTTCACGGTTGTGAAAGGAAAAATTCTTTTGTCTTAGCTAGTGTGTAGACAGATGTTGTATGTACATTTCCGTAGCGTTTTTTGGTGTAACCTACCTAGCTGTGTAGTGGTTGCTTGGCTTGGTTGGTAGACCTGATCCAGGACAAGAAACATAGTACTTGAATGGGTTTCAATCAAGAATAATAACAAAAGAAACATAGTACTTGAAACAGTAGTTGCTGGTTTATATGAGGCAATGGTTGGTGCGGCTGGAGCACGGAACTGGTCTCACATGCCCGGATTTGTGAACGCTGGCTGTTAATGGTTGGCTGGACAAAAAGTCTCCCAAGTAGGGAAACCCAGCTGGGGGTTGTGGTGTAATTGTTCGTCGCAAATTTTGCGTATTTAAGCGCCACTAGCTGCTATTGGTTGCTTGACCTCCTAAAGTCTTTCCCTGAGGAGAGGCATTACTGAAAGTCTGAAACTTTCCAAGATTGTGAGTGTTAGGTCCAATGCTTTACCCAAATGATTTATACAAGCTGGAATGCAACTGGCAGTGTTTCTATTTGCAGGAATGAAGGTTATGTGAGGTAAGCAGCTCTAGGTTGGTTTGGCAGAATATATTGTTGGTTACTGTCACCAGTCACCAACTCAATGTCTGGACCGAGATGAAGTCTAAGTAAATATGCCATCGCTGCATACAGAGATTTAATGGATTTGTAAAAAGCAAAGTTGGTATTCGTCTATTCGTTAATCACACAAGAAAATGTTCAACTATTTCTCTTCAGAACACAAAAGGTCCATTTAGGCTTGACCCGAATCCGATGCCGAACCATGCGCATTTGAATTTCTGCCTCTCGGTTCCACAATTCAGTTCCGAATTCGAGTGTCATTTTGTGTTAAGCTAGAGGAATTTACCCGTGGTCTTTTTATAACCATCCAAGCAAAGTTTGTTTGGTTTTCCACCTTGTAAAAGTGCATCGACAAAGTCCAGAAAAAGACGGCCAGGACTGTAACACTAACAGGCACGCAAGACACAACCGACGGCATCATCATCAGTTAAAACAAAACGTCAACACCAAGACTTCGAAAGGACATTGAGAGTAATTTTCCTCGCAGACGAGGTCGGAAGAAGGATCTAAGCAGAGAACCAAAACGGCTCCGGCGGTGGCCACCACTGACCACCGGACAAGGCAGGCGTTACGCTCGAAGCAGAGAGACGAGACGAGACGCATTGCCGTCCGGAGGGTGGCAGTTGGAAGAACCGGACGACACCGGGCGGTAGCGAGCAGCGTAGCGACCGGCGAAGCCGATCAGGACACGCGTGCCATTGCTGTTCAGCTCTTCCTGATCGCCTGCGCCGGATGACGAATGTGATCCACTGACGGCCTTGAGATTTTTCTCTTCTCCTCCGAACTATCTGCCGGAGTGACGAGTGTGATACAGTGACAGTCTTTTGATTTTCCTTTGTTTTCTCGAATTACCTACCGGAGTGACAAATGTGGTACAGTGACAGTCTTGTGATTTCCCCTTTTATTTTCAAATTGTTTAGTAGGAGTGACATTTTCATTCCAAGCCCGTCCCTCTCCAGACGTCTCTAGCGTTGACTTGCCGCGTATATACGATTTTTTTGAACTGACGAAACATTATTCAATTTGTGGTAAAGACATTTCCTTAAATTTGGCTGAGTCctattttctccttttttttcggGTGGAAATTCAGTCCCGTTAACGAATATTTTGTTCGATATTTTGTAGTAAAATGGGAGCCAGACATATcacattttatttttttggaaaaaGGAGGTTGGAGCCATATATATCACACATTAGAAGGCGGAAATGTTAACgcaaaaaaaaactaaaaattgTGACAACCAGATTTGAGatgcaaaaagaaataaaattgcCATGCTTGTGTATCAGGATTTGCCATATTATGCGGTTAAAATTGCCATACAGTTTAAATAAATTAACGAAAAAATTGCCGTTGTCATGCTTTCGATCAGGATCCGAGTTACCCTGGGGCGTCAGTTTTTAAACATAAAAACCGACGTCAGATGTATATTGAACTCCCAAAATATTGACAAGCCATACGCAATGTTCAGAAATACCAATATGGTTTTCTCTGAGATAAAAATATACAAATATGTTACCAGTTAAGCAAGCATATTTAAGGCATGGGCATGTCTTTAGAGAAGCTTCTTTGCTATTTACAAAAGATTCATTTGAGTTACGGAAATCAAAGGTTCATTATGCTTGATTGAATTGTAGGATAAAGTTGAACGAATTTAACTTGGGCTTCTCATGCTCAACTTTGGATTTTTCAATTTTATTGGATTTTCATTGAAGTTTGTTTGAAATTTTTGTTAACATGTTCCAATTTGTATCATTCTTTACTCTCGGCATGATATATTTTCTACTTTTCGTGAGGGTAAATCCCCACATTTCATTTCCCTCTATCCTTTTGCATAGGTCATACCATGTTGGATCAAAGAGCCCACATTCGGCATTGCAAATATCTAAATAGTATTCGAGAGAAACAATGGCTAACTCTGAATTCATCAAGTTTGATGTTTTCGGCTCGAGTATAATGGACCACCCTACCTCAGACCAACTCAATGTGAGGTGTCTCATTTAGCCGCTTATTTACCCAACGTGGGAAGCACATCTTGTGAAGGGTATGCATGTTGAGGGTACCATCGAGGCTATACGCTTCAGGGTATGGCCAGCGCAGAGGGGATGTAAATGAAAAATCTACACCTAGGACAAGGTTCATCCTACTTGAACCACATCTCCGGCAATCATTACTGGATGGATGAAGAACAAAACTATCCATGTGGGATATACTCCAAGCATATCTCATTGTTATATTGTTGGGTTATTCCGACAAAGTATTGCTTTAAGATTCTCCATAAAGACCAAAATACCCTCATGGTATGTTGTAGCCCAAGGGATAAATATGTAAGTATGTAACCATGGGCCCGTATAGGCTCTATCCTATTTTCCTTTTAAATGAAGGAGATGCTCATATCCactgaggggggggggggggggatttaaAATAAAGAGAACCTTTTCTCTTTCCTGCCACACTTATTGGTCTCTTCATGTTTTTAGGTAACCTTTTGTTGGGCGGTTAACATTCCCTTATCTGTGTCTCCACCTTAAGTTCTTTATGCAACACCCGAAGGTCGTCGTACGCATAAGGGAAGCACCACAACTGTATTGTGCAGCCTCGACGTTACAATAGTGCCTATCTGTTGCAGTCAATCCAAACCTGTCCTCTGTTTTTTGTTTAGAAAAATTATCATATAATATTTTATGTTTATACCACTGGTCACAAAGAAATCAAATATGATGAGAGAAGTATCAATGACCTTGCCATGAACAATCGATAGCCAAGTCAAGAAAAATATTATCCACCATGGCACCGCCCATACATTTTTTTGTTTAAAACATAGCGAGTATAAAATGACAGAGCGCACACCACCAagatgcacacacacacacgtccACACAATGTATACAAATGACCGGTGTTGAGGGGCTATATGACTGATTTCTTTTCACCGACGGAAATATCGCCTTGCACTTCCGCTCATACAAATATACATACTAAGTTGGATTTCAATCTCGCTCCTATATGCATTTGATAAAATGCCGTTTCCTCTGTGTATATACGTAATCAAACTTTACAGGGGCATGCTAACGGATCTGTTAAGTTCGTTATATGTTCATAATAGAAAAAGCCTGGTTAACCAACTAAGCACATCCAATGCAACACACAGTGTGCCAAGACACACATTTCGGCATTTGCACAAGTCACCGACAACCTGGCCCTTCCTAAAAAAATTGTATTATATTTCACGACAGAAATGCTCTCTTACGGGATACAACATCTTACGGTTATTTCTTTCTTGGGGCAAGAACAATGGTGGCAGTACCAAGATGAGCCCCGTGCATTCCATGTAGATATTTGTTTTGAAGCTGCTATCCGAACCCATCATTACTCAATGGTAGCAATGGTCCCTTTCCAAGTCTCTCGTCATTAGTTCTTCCCCTTTTCTTCATTGTTTTCTCCCAAAGCAAGAAAAACATACTACATGTAGAGCAACACTAGCCTCATTCCACACTTTTGTCAGTGAGGAACCAGACTCTGCTGCAAGAGCCGGTTAGCCTCTACAGGCAGCACCTTTTAATTGAGCTGTATCGATTGAGTCGATGTGCCAGCTGAGGCATCTGTCCAGCATGTAGCGTTGGCCATGCCCTTATAATTCTCTAAAAAAA belongs to Triticum urartu cultivar G1812 chromosome 7, Tu2.1, whole genome shotgun sequence and includes:
- the LOC125520085 gene encoding uncharacterized protein LOC125520085, with the protein product MSSSAGDGLAPPSSASKGKARMDDDAEAVAAAPEGVPCGICFTDSRRAIRGELDCCAHHFCFVCIMAWARVESRCPFCKARFHTIRRPPVPGRLPSERIVNVAERNQVYHPRGNVSSVVSTDPYVNSRCSVCNCSSDEDLLLLCELCDAASHTYCVGLGTTVPEGDWFCKDCETSKEEHSRCQIEDGGSSDQGEIEITIEVPTAEPVTEPSASDIVDEGSSLSSVRRTNTRSSGTTIEVPTAEPVTEPSVSDIVDEGYSSSSLRCTNTRSSGTTIEVPTVQPVTEPPVSDIVDGSYSLSSLRHRNTRSSGPIPVPSIYDNVDEDYGTIPVHGTNAQSSGSFPVPSVYDIVDEDYEINPLCRTNTRSTRPDRNANDLPSQGNSSDGSYSHESPQGRGTGRALLHAHARFGTERARTFRNSRNLNNRIMLLRENWPALRAGSAGFATHLHNNSASSSVKEHQQSAAPPPKETRYVNKAWKMLEMAKSAGGRKKCDKPSSLDCTPRFSMGNRSTSFSPIDTILGQKKQSLSPTVTQRNAMKFDRGAKRDNILPRKDVVGHCDLPGNRHVLVCEGIGSFQSRMTNQESPNGKVASSSHSQHVDQTPESSCGGKVALSSHRQHVDQTLESVHGLLGSGKPKMDALHPSANSLSSGRPTAISPLQIVSSAGNQSGAKVNPQEPSAARAATSNEIGTVAATIEVRKSSGPDRGESKRKHRSGMRDDQGSKKPRVNPEEPSAVRATTSNEIGTVAATVEVRKSSGPNRGESKRKHRSGTRDDQGSKKPRVNPEEPSAVCATTSNEIGTVAATVEVRKSSGPERDGSKRKHRSGTHDDQGSKKPRKSGKLAKSEISCLAMLELKPLKIDKTYGSDRFKEVARAATHTVLASYGLEHTPSVALALPKPVCKHSCRTGSSKLSAIANTCKECLRGFVKQAISSVLASKQMDQTAASC